In the Aliarcobacter cryaerophilus genome, one interval contains:
- a CDS encoding MarC family protein, translating into MDLFISTFIKIFFIMTPFFVLTVFLTITNDATLIEKRKLAIKVTLSVVVISLVLLFFGEHIFKVFGITLDAFKIGAGALLFLTAVGLIYGNKDGQKPTDTNLSDLAVVPLALPITIGPGTIGVLLVMGVEFNSFSKLVIGSLALIFAILLIGCMLYLSSLIERFIGKNGLLILSKITGLFLAALSAQLIFDGIKSFLGL; encoded by the coding sequence ATGGATTTATTTATTTCAACTTTTATTAAAATATTTTTTATTATGACACCATTTTTTGTACTTACTGTTTTTTTAACTATTACAAATGATGCAACACTTATTGAGAAAAGAAAATTAGCAATTAAAGTAACTTTATCTGTTGTTGTTATATCTTTAGTTTTACTCTTTTTTGGAGAACATATTTTCAAAGTTTTTGGAATAACTTTGGATGCTTTTAAAATAGGTGCTGGAGCTTTGCTATTTTTAACAGCTGTTGGATTAATTTATGGAAATAAAGATGGACAAAAACCAACTGATACAAATTTATCAGATTTGGCAGTTGTTCCTTTGGCTTTACCTATTACTATTGGACCTGGAACTATTGGAGTTTTATTAGTAATGGGAGTTGAATTTAATAGTTTTTCAAAATTAGTTATTGGAAGTTTAGCTCTTATTTTTGCAATCTTATTAATAGGTTGTATGCTATATTTATCTAGTTTAATAGAGAGATTCATTGGCAAAAATGGTCTTTTAATTTTATCAAAAATTACAGGACTTTTTTTGGCTGCGTTATCTGCACAACTAATATTTGATGGAATAAAAAGTTTTTTAGGTTTATAG
- the hisA gene encoding 1-(5-phosphoribosyl)-5-[(5-phosphoribosylamino)methylideneamino]imidazole-4-carboxamide isomerase encodes MDILPAIDLKDGKAVRLSKGVMDSAKIYSDEPWQVAKRFEELGSKWVHIVDLNGAFEGKPANLEQIKKIRENCNLKIELGGGIRDEKTIQMYLELGVDRLILGSIAVKDPQFVKDMAKKYPIAVGIDAINGMVAVEGWAEVSTMKATSLAQEFANAGVEAIICTDISKDGMLCGVNVEFTEDIALASNVYTIASGGVKDIEDIKNCKANGNIGGVIVGKAFYEGTLDLEEAFKIL; translated from the coding sequence ATGGATATATTACCAGCGATTGATTTAAAAGATGGAAAGGCTGTAAGACTTAGCAAAGGAGTTATGGATAGTGCAAAAATCTACTCAGATGAGCCATGGCAAGTGGCAAAAAGATTTGAAGAGTTAGGAAGTAAGTGGGTTCATATTGTTGATTTAAATGGAGCATTTGAAGGAAAACCAGCCAATTTAGAGCAGATTAAAAAAATTAGAGAGAACTGTAATTTAAAAATTGAGCTTGGTGGTGGAATAAGAGATGAAAAAACTATTCAGATGTATTTAGAACTTGGAGTTGATAGATTAATTCTTGGATCAATCGCTGTTAAAGATCCTCAATTTGTAAAAGATATGGCAAAAAAATATCCAATTGCTGTTGGAATTGATGCAATAAATGGAATGGTTGCAGTTGAGGGTTGGGCAGAAGTTTCAACAATGAAAGCTACCTCTTTGGCACAAGAGTTTGCAAATGCTGGAGTTGAAGCAATTATTTGTACAGATATAAGCAAAGATGGTATGCTTTGTGGGGTTAATGTTGAATTTACAGAAGATATTGCACTTGCTAGCAATGTTTACACAATTGCAAGTGGTGGAGTTAAAGATATTGAAGATATCAAAAACTGTAAAGCAAATGGAAATATTGGTGGAGTAATTGTTGGAAAAGCATTTTATGAAGGTACTTTAGATTTAGAAGAGGCTTTTAAAATATTGTAA
- the hisH gene encoding imidazole glycerol phosphate synthase subunit HisH, with protein sequence MLGIIDYNMGNLASVYNACSKFTKDLKIVKNADDLKNLDKIILPGVGAYKDAMQHLEDSGLKDAILDFANSKKPLLGICLGMQLLFESSEEFGYTKGLGLIEGKVVKFDKSKMSSDLKIPHMGWNKTVNKDNPLFKNLQNPYLYFVHSYHVVTDDKYTIATTNYGYDFVSAVNKDNIFGFQPHPEKSHNNGLKILENFINL encoded by the coding sequence ATGCTAGGAATAATAGACTACAATATGGGAAATCTGGCAAGTGTTTATAACGCTTGTTCAAAATTTACAAAAGATTTAAAAATTGTAAAAAATGCAGATGATTTAAAAAATTTAGACAAAATAATACTACCAGGAGTTGGAGCATATAAAGATGCTATGCAACATTTAGAAGATAGTGGCTTAAAAGATGCTATTTTAGATTTTGCAAATAGTAAAAAACCACTTCTTGGAATTTGCCTTGGAATGCAACTTTTGTTTGAGAGCTCTGAAGAGTTTGGATATACAAAAGGTTTAGGATTAATTGAAGGAAAAGTTGTGAAATTTGATAAATCAAAAATGAGTAGTGATTTAAAAATTCCGCATATGGGCTGGAATAAAACAGTAAATAAAGATAATCCACTTTTTAAAAATCTACAAAACCCATATTTATATTTTGTACACTCTTATCATGTTGTTACAGATGATAAATATACAATAGCAACAACAAACTATGGATATGATTTTGTAAGTGCTGTAAACAAAGATAATATTTTTGGATTTCAACCTCATCCTGAAAAGTCTCATAATAACGGACTTAAAATATTAGAAAACTTTATAAATTTATAA
- a CDS encoding heme-binding domain-containing protein, whose product MKRALIICFVVFLLMQFIRPQKVEYSEDETYEIVLPPDIKEIFVRACYDCHSNKINYPWYSNVAPFSWVVTNHTNEGVNALNFSNWEKYTQTQKNEKLKAIYRTAHSSMPLPAYTWAHIEAELSKEDREKIRDWTGVRK is encoded by the coding sequence ATGAAAAGAGCTTTGATAATTTGTTTTGTAGTTTTTCTATTGATGCAGTTTATAAGACCTCAAAAAGTAGAATATAGTGAAGATGAAACATATGAGATAGTTTTACCTCCTGATATAAAAGAGATATTTGTAAGAGCTTGTTATGATTGTCATTCAAATAAGATTAATTACCCTTGGTATTCAAATGTTGCACCTTTTTCATGGGTTGTTACAAATCATACAAATGAAGGTGTAAATGCTTTGAATTTTTCAAATTGGGAAAAATATACTCAAACACAAAAGAATGAAAAATTAAAAGCAATCTATAGAACAGCTCACTCATCAATGCCTCTTCCTGCTTATACGTGGGCTCACATTGAAGCAGAACTTTCAAAAGAAGATAGAGAAAAAATTAGAGATTGGACAGGAGTGCGAAAATAG
- a CDS encoding OmpA family protein → MKKILLSSLACASLVLAANSDYKYEITPLIGGGLGEGNHSLERNYANAGLALGFNQSEDSLIDQFELGFLRTVQDVDGKNSVRNQDTSITRVFGNLVKDYGLTTDLSLYALAGLGVEFFDNELTKHQKDGLFGNYGVGLKYQLTDAMALKFDLRHLISAQNGDSTLLYNFGLAIPFGEKAAKVAPVAAPAPVAAKAAPKDSDGDGVIDELDKCPDTMRGSKVDTVGCMTLVNLNINFDTAKADIKDSYNSRIAEFAKVMNTDKNLKANIEAHTDSVGSVPYNQKLSERRAASAVKALTDLGVEKSRLKAVGYGKTRPIASNETAEGRAENRRVQAVITK, encoded by the coding sequence ATGAAAAAAATATTACTATCTTCATTAGCTTGTGCATCTTTAGTACTTGCTGCAAATAGTGACTACAAATATGAAATCACTCCATTAATCGGTGGAGGATTAGGTGAAGGTAATCATAGTTTAGAAAGAAACTATGCAAATGCTGGATTAGCTTTAGGTTTTAATCAATCAGAGGATTCATTAATTGATCAATTTGAATTAGGTTTTTTAAGAACAGTTCAAGATGTTGATGGAAAAAATTCTGTAAGAAATCAAGATACTTCAATTACTAGAGTATTTGGTAACTTAGTTAAAGATTACGGTTTGACTACTGATTTATCTTTATATGCGTTAGCAGGACTTGGAGTTGAATTTTTTGATAATGAATTAACTAAACACCAAAAAGATGGTCTATTTGGAAACTATGGAGTTGGTTTAAAATATCAACTAACAGATGCAATGGCTTTAAAATTTGATTTAAGACATTTAATATCTGCACAAAATGGAGACAGCACTCTATTATATAACTTTGGTTTAGCTATTCCATTTGGTGAAAAAGCTGCAAAAGTTGCTCCTGTAGCTGCTCCTGCTCCTGTAGCTGCAAAAGCTGCTCCAAAAGATAGCGATGGAGATGGTGTTATTGATGAACTTGACAAATGTCCAGATACAATGAGAGGTTCAAAAGTTGATACTGTTGGATGTATGACTTTAGTTAATTTAAATATTAACTTTGATACTGCTAAAGCAGATATTAAAGACTCTTACAACTCAAGAATTGCTGAATTTGCAAAAGTTATGAATACAGATAAAAACTTAAAAGCAAATATCGAAGCTCATACTGATTCAGTTGGAAGTGTTCCATATAATCAAAAACTTTCTGAAAGAAGAGCAGCTTCTGCTGTTAAAGCTTTAACAGATTTAGGTGTTGAAAAATCAAGATTAAAAGCTGTTGGTTATGGAAAAACTAGACCTATCGCTTCTAACGAAACTGCTGAAGGTAGAGCTGAAAACAGAAGAGTTCAAGCTGTTATCACTAAATAA
- a CDS encoding GGDEF domain-containing protein, with translation MKSNTKITLIIFSMVLLLTSIIVVLVAIGSRQVGYDAVKKKAYLTADIVKNSLTSHMVNGNMAQRDVFLDSISQLKNVQSLWLVRAKSVSEQFGNSNLANEKPKDEIDLQVLNTGIEKIVIEESLYTANLRITIPYTASSLDRPNCLNCHNAKEGEVLGAISLSFDISEDRGSNIMVLIYIIGTISIFLIVFLIFMRKKITPYTNSFDSLSDVLKKVHEGDYSIRANPGVLKEDKEVSNWLNELIEKLETVLTGIEKNLTSFVHNRTSNVNHDKLITAKEIIEDISEIYHYKKTIENDLTIDDIYHRLILVLKDKLEINCFVIFETDLLKDERKTIFASNGAIACCDLKQNIKEACRAERINSIVSSENFPEICRVAKCKVDENYICIPFYVNEQKNIVIHIISKSQDELNNLKYKIGIIKKYLEETKPILESKILMEALRQKNLTDSLTGLYNRKYLDEIVEKQLNLDMKNGVVYAIMFLDIDYFKMVNDTYGHDVGDDILRKLAITMKKSISSNETLIRYGGEEFLILMKNATQESAKELANKINADFSKIIFNYGGDSFSKTVSIGYSFFPTDTDQFWKCIKYADISLYEAKSTGRNKVIKFSKDILKNGDKIDY, from the coding sequence ATGAAGTCAAATACGAAAATAACACTTATCATTTTTTCAATGGTTCTACTTTTAACTTCAATTATTGTTGTTTTAGTTGCAATTGGTTCTAGACAAGTAGGATATGATGCTGTTAAAAAGAAAGCTTATTTAACAGCTGATATAGTTAAAAATTCTCTTACTTCACATATGGTAAATGGAAATATGGCACAAAGAGATGTATTTTTAGATAGTATTAGTCAGCTAAAAAATGTACAATCTTTATGGCTAGTTAGAGCAAAAAGTGTTAGTGAACAATTTGGAAATTCAAATTTAGCAAATGAAAAACCAAAAGATGAGATTGATTTGCAGGTTTTAAATACAGGTATTGAGAAAATTGTAATCGAAGAGTCTTTATATACTGCAAATCTTAGAATTACAATTCCTTATACAGCATCTTCTTTAGATAGACCAAACTGTCTTAATTGTCATAATGCAAAAGAGGGAGAAGTTTTAGGTGCTATATCTTTAAGCTTTGATATAAGTGAAGATAGAGGTTCAAATATTATGGTTTTAATTTATATTATTGGAACTATCTCTATTTTCTTAATAGTTTTCTTAATTTTTATGAGAAAAAAGATAACTCCATATACAAACTCTTTTGATTCACTATCTGATGTATTAAAAAAAGTTCATGAAGGAGATTACTCTATTAGAGCAAATCCTGGCGTTTTAAAAGAGGATAAAGAGGTTTCAAATTGGTTAAATGAATTAATAGAAAAACTTGAAACAGTATTAACTGGAATTGAGAAAAATTTAACATCTTTCGTTCATAATAGAACATCAAATGTAAATCATGATAAATTAATTACAGCAAAAGAGATAATTGAAGATATTAGTGAAATTTATCACTACAAAAAAACTATTGAAAATGATTTAACTATTGATGATATTTATCATAGATTAATTTTGGTTTTAAAAGATAAATTAGAAATAAACTGTTTTGTGATTTTTGAGACTGATTTATTAAAAGATGAGAGAAAAACTATCTTTGCAAGCAATGGTGCTATAGCTTGTTGTGATTTAAAACAAAATATTAAAGAGGCTTGTAGAGCAGAAAGAATAAACAGTATTGTATCTTCTGAAAACTTCCCAGAGATTTGTAGAGTTGCAAAATGTAAAGTTGATGAAAACTATATTTGTATTCCTTTTTATGTAAATGAACAAAAAAATATTGTAATTCATATTATTTCAAAATCTCAAGATGAATTAAATAACTTAAAATATAAAATTGGGATTATCAAAAAATATCTTGAAGAGACTAAACCAATTTTAGAGAGTAAAATCTTAATGGAAGCATTAAGACAAAAAAATCTTACAGACTCTCTAACAGGTCTATACAACAGAAAATATCTAGATGAAATTGTAGAAAAACAACTAAATCTTGATATGAAAAATGGTGTTGTTTATGCGATTATGTTTTTAGATATTGATTACTTTAAAATGGTAAATGACACTTATGGTCATGATGTTGGAGATGATATTTTAAGAAAACTTGCAATTACTATGAAAAAATCAATCTCTTCAAATGAGACTTTAATTAGATATGGTGGTGAAGAGTTCTTAATCTTGATGAAAAATGCAACTCAAGAGAGTGCAAAAGAGTTAGCAAATAAAATAAATGCTGATTTCTCAAAAATCATATTTAATTATGGAGGAGATAGCTTTTCAAAAACTGTAAGTATTGGTTACTCTTTCTTCCCGACAGATACAGATCAATTCTGGAAATGTATAAAATATGCTGATATATCTTTATATGAGGCAAAATCAACAGGAAGAAATAAAGTGATTAAATTTTCAAAAGATATTTTGAAAAATGGGGATAAAATAGACTATTAA
- a CDS encoding ComF family protein translates to MKCTSCDKLSLQIICKTCQTTLLTPNFYKKELEKDFFIYSFYDYKDLEDLIQSKYHFYGDRVFNILAKLSFKKFADNFEFTHPILAIPIDDHTRHDFSQTAILAKHLKSSFIKPIFNTLKAKNIVKYAGKNLEFRQKNPRKFIYSGVKNCDVILVDDVITTGTTILEAKKALKKEGVNVLFALTLCSFLN, encoded by the coding sequence TTGAAGTGTACAAGTTGTGACAAGTTATCTTTACAAATTATTTGTAAAACTTGTCAAACTACACTTCTTACTCCAAACTTTTATAAAAAAGAGCTAGAGAAAGATTTTTTTATATACTCTTTTTATGATTACAAAGATTTAGAAGATTTAATCCAAAGCAAATACCACTTTTATGGAGATAGAGTTTTTAATATTTTAGCAAAACTTAGTTTTAAGAAGTTTGCAGACAATTTTGAATTTACCCACCCTATTTTGGCTATTCCAATAGATGACCACACAAGACACGATTTTTCTCAAACTGCTATTTTGGCAAAGCATTTAAAAAGTTCTTTTATAAAACCAATTTTCAACACTTTAAAAGCTAAAAATATTGTCAAATATGCTGGGAAAAATCTAGAATTTAGACAAAAAAACCCACGAAAATTTATCTATAGTGGAGTAAAAAATTGTGATGTAATTTTAGTTGATGATGTAATTACTACAGGAACAACTATTTTAGAGGCTAAAAAAGCTTTAAAAAAAGAGGGTGTAAATGTTTTGTTTGCTCTTACTCTATGCTCATTTTTAAATTAA
- a CDS encoding MutS-related protein: MQEEVTALLENRNELLTITYFKIQELFDKKYGENALVLMEIGTFFEVYEVNNEKDKIGKAKEIAELLNIQLTRKNKSILENSKENPIMAGVPAISFEKHLARIIAEQKYTIAIIRQKGTPPNVSRYLDVIVSPGTNFDFVVEQDDNFITSIVIDQVRGNYLIGYSAIDVTTAKCYYNEVFGTNEDKFFALDEVFNYMNMHKTSEIIVTLADKNINQKEIIDYLELNLKSFHLRNFRPKITYQNELFKNVFSIESLLTPIEHLDMERSPLSTESLAILIDFVIAHDSSIIQKLSNPIKLDVSRYIYIGNNALEQLNIIDTTHNLSLIRLINNTSTAMGKRLLKERITNPIKDSKELLRRYNLSKELYDFHSPIENELASIYDIERLTRRIKLSRLHPFELNYLYDSLVSIKEIVKFMESYKFITPPCSSDEINSFLASINSTFDLSISGRFMLKDVDENMITSGVNLQIDDLNRENKLLLDKLEILKNHILSFFKSDEKSFVTINRLDKEGFYISITKNRYNLVKDELLKSHLIIDDKLLLFKDFSIKTQTNSVKISCALTDDISDKYVHNLKKIVEINKLVFKEKLIEFEKKFSTLLSELVVFIAEVDLTVSNIKTSKKYNYTCPKIVKTKDDENFLELIELRHPIIEANEDRGVYVTNDIVLGELNLVSKEYEDNIIVKNSNPTNLQSNKMHGILLFGINSSGKSSLMKAIGISVILAQAGFFVPCKSMRFSIFDSIFTRISGADNISKGLSSFAVEMMDLKNIFNRASKKSLILGDEISHSTETLSGLSIVASAILKLARLESLFVFATHLHQLPQIPEIEKLKNIICLHLSVMYKDDEDKLIFDRKLAFGSGSSIYGLEFAKSLHIDKEFLNVANDIRKRLADDYTKVERISQKNSSKYNSNLYTSTCIICGRACDEVHHIQEQKKANKDGFIGHINANHKYNLIPLCKLHHKMVHEGKINVNGFVATSKGLELHYTMIEE; this comes from the coding sequence GTGCAAGAAGAAGTAACAGCTCTTTTAGAAAATAGAAATGAACTTCTAACCATCACATATTTTAAGATTCAAGAGTTATTTGATAAAAAATATGGTGAAAATGCCTTAGTTCTCATGGAAATTGGAACTTTTTTTGAAGTTTATGAAGTAAACAATGAAAAAGATAAGATAGGAAAAGCAAAAGAGATAGCAGAACTTTTAAATATTCAATTAACAAGAAAAAATAAATCAATACTTGAAAACTCAAAAGAGAATCCAATTATGGCTGGAGTTCCAGCAATTTCATTTGAAAAACATCTAGCACGAATTATTGCTGAGCAAAAATATACAATAGCAATAATAAGACAAAAAGGAACTCCTCCAAATGTGAGTAGATATTTGGATGTTATTGTAAGTCCTGGTACAAATTTTGATTTTGTAGTAGAGCAAGATGATAATTTTATAACTTCAATTGTAATTGACCAAGTAAGAGGAAATTATCTAATAGGTTATAGTGCTATTGATGTAACAACAGCAAAGTGTTATTACAACGAAGTTTTTGGAACGAATGAAGATAAGTTTTTTGCACTAGATGAAGTCTTTAATTATATGAATATGCACAAAACTAGCGAAATTATAGTTACTCTAGCAGACAAAAATATTAATCAAAAAGAGATAATAGACTATTTGGAGTTAAATTTAAAAAGTTTTCATTTAAGAAACTTTAGACCAAAAATTACATATCAAAATGAACTTTTTAAAAATGTTTTTAGCATTGAGTCACTTCTAACTCCAATAGAGCATCTTGATATGGAGAGATCTCCTCTTTCAACAGAATCATTGGCAATTCTAATAGACTTTGTAATAGCTCATGATAGTTCAATTATTCAAAAACTATCAAACCCAATAAAATTAGATGTTAGTAGATACATATATATTGGAAACAATGCTTTAGAGCAGTTAAATATTATAGATACAACGCATAATTTAAGTCTAATAAGATTAATAAATAATACTTCAACTGCTATGGGTAAAAGACTTTTAAAAGAGAGGATTACAAATCCAATAAAAGACTCAAAAGAGCTTTTAAGAAGATACAATTTATCTAAAGAATTATATGATTTTCACTCACCAATAGAGAATGAATTAGCAAGTATTTACGATATAGAAAGGCTTACAAGAAGAATAAAGCTATCAAGACTGCACCCATTTGAGTTGAACTATTTGTATGACTCTTTGGTAAGTATAAAAGAGATTGTAAAATTTATGGAGAGTTATAAATTTATAACTCCTCCTTGTAGTAGTGATGAGATAAACTCTTTTTTAGCATCTATTAACTCTACTTTTGATTTAAGTATAAGTGGAAGATTTATGCTAAAAGATGTAGATGAAAATATGATAACAAGCGGAGTAAATCTTCAAATTGATGATTTAAATAGAGAAAATAAACTACTTTTGGATAAATTGGAAATTTTAAAAAATCATATTTTATCTTTTTTTAAATCAGATGAAAAAAGTTTTGTAACAATTAATAGGCTTGATAAAGAAGGATTTTATATCTCAATAACAAAAAATAGATATAACCTTGTAAAAGATGAACTTTTAAAATCTCATCTTATAATTGATGATAAACTTCTACTTTTTAAAGATTTTTCTATAAAAACTCAAACAAATAGTGTAAAAATATCTTGTGCTTTAACTGATGATATTTCAGATAAATATGTTCATAATCTTAAAAAAATCGTTGAGATAAATAAACTTGTATTTAAAGAGAAACTTATTGAGTTTGAAAAAAAGTTTTCAACACTTTTAAGTGAATTAGTTGTATTTATAGCTGAAGTTGATTTAACTGTTTCAAATATAAAAACTAGTAAAAAATATAACTACACTTGCCCAAAAATTGTAAAAACCAAAGATGATGAGAATTTTTTAGAACTTATAGAACTTAGACATCCAATAATTGAAGCAAATGAGGATAGGGGAGTTTATGTTACAAATGATATTGTTTTAGGTGAGTTAAATTTAGTTAGTAAAGAGTATGAAGATAATATTATAGTAAAAAACTCAAATCCTACAAATCTTCAAAGTAATAAAATGCATGGAATACTTCTTTTTGGAATAAATAGCTCTGGAAAATCTTCTTTAATGAAAGCTATTGGAATAAGTGTTATTTTAGCACAAGCAGGTTTTTTTGTACCTTGTAAATCTATGAGGTTTTCAATATTTGACTCAATCTTTACAAGAATTAGTGGTGCTGATAATATTTCAAAAGGATTATCAAGTTTTGCAGTTGAGATGATGGATTTAAAAAATATCTTCAATCGTGCTAGTAAAAAATCTTTAATTTTAGGAGATGAGATAAGTCATAGTACAGAGACTTTAAGTGGTCTTAGTATTGTTGCAAGCGCTATTTTAAAACTTGCACGTCTTGAATCACTTTTTGTTTTTGCCACTCATCTTCATCAACTACCACAAATTCCTGAGATTGAGAAATTAAAAAATATTATTTGTCTTCATCTATCTGTTATGTATAAAGATGATGAAGATAAACTGATTTTTGATAGAAAATTGGCTTTTGGTAGTGGTTCATCTATATATGGTTTGGAGTTTGCAAAATCTTTACATATTGATAAAGAGTTTTTAAATGTTGCAAATGATATTAGAAAAAGATTAGCAGATGACTATACAAAAGTTGAAAGAATTTCACAAAAAAATAGTTCTAAATATAATAGTAATTTATATACAAGTACTTGTATAATATGTGGTCGTGCTTGTGATGAAGTTCATCATATACAAGAGCAAAAAAAAGCAAATAAAGATGGATTTATAGGACATATAAATGCAAATCATAAATATAATCTAATCCCACTTTGTAAACTTCATCATAAAATGGTTCATGAGGGTAAAATAAATGTAAATGGTTTTGTAGCAACTTCAAAAGGGCTAGAACTTCACTACACTATGATTGAAGAGTAG
- the lepA gene encoding translation elongation factor 4, with amino-acid sequence MQKNIRNFSIIAHIDHGKSTLADRIIQECGGISDREMTSQVMDNMDIEKERGITIKAQSVRLNYTLNGEKYILNLIDTPGHVDFSYEVSRSLASSEGALLIVDSTQGVEAQTIANVYIAMDNDLELLPVVNKIDLPSADPMRVLAEVEEAIGLDCTEHNLISAKTGLGVKDLIESIIKRVPSPNGDENAPTKALIYDSWFDNYLGALALVRVYDGSIKKGQTLRMMNTKVEHQVLSLMYPHPLKREDTLEIKTGEIGIVVLGLKTLDGIAVGDTMTDAKNPTKEIIDGFEPAKPFVFAGLYPIETDKFEDLREALNKLKLNDSSISFEPESSMALGSGFRTGFLGMLHMEVIKERLEREFDLDLIATAPTVIYEVLKRDGEKITIQNPSELPEPNYIETIFEPYVKSTILVPDEFLGNVIKLLNDKRGIQLKMDYIGKRVLLEYDLPMNEIVMDFYDKLKSTTKGYASFDYEPVGFRPGNLKKLDVRVAGDIVDALSIIVPEDKAVSRGREFVKALKELIPRQLFEVAVQASIGSTIIARETVKSMGKNVTAKCYGGDITRKRKLLEKQKEGKKRMKAIGKVNVPQEAFMAVLKI; translated from the coding sequence TTGCAAAAAAATATTAGAAACTTTAGTATCATAGCTCATATTGACCACGGTAAATCAACACTTGCAGATAGAATTATTCAAGAGTGTGGAGGAATAAGTGATAGGGAAATGACTTCTCAAGTGATGGACAATATGGATATAGAAAAAGAGAGAGGAATTACAATAAAGGCTCAAAGTGTTAGATTAAACTACACTTTAAATGGAGAAAAATATATTTTAAATCTTATTGACACTCCAGGGCATGTTGATTTTTCTTATGAAGTAAGCCGTTCTTTAGCATCATCTGAAGGTGCTTTGCTTATTGTTGATTCAACTCAAGGTGTTGAAGCACAAACAATAGCAAATGTATATATTGCAATGGATAATGATCTTGAGCTTCTTCCAGTTGTTAATAAAATAGATCTACCAAGTGCTGACCCAATGCGTGTTTTAGCAGAAGTTGAAGAAGCTATTGGGCTTGATTGTACAGAACACAACCTAATATCTGCAAAAACGGGTCTTGGAGTTAAAGATTTAATAGAGTCAATTATAAAAAGAGTACCTTCTCCAAATGGTGATGAGAATGCACCTACAAAAGCTTTAATCTACGACTCTTGGTTTGATAACTATTTAGGAGCTTTGGCACTTGTTCGAGTTTATGATGGAAGTATTAAAAAAGGTCAAACTTTAAGAATGATGAATACAAAAGTTGAGCATCAAGTTTTAAGTTTGATGTATCCTCATCCACTAAAAAGAGAAGATACTTTAGAGATAAAAACAGGTGAAATAGGTATTGTTGTATTAGGTCTTAAAACTTTAGATGGAATTGCTGTGGGAGATACAATGACTGATGCAAAAAATCCAACAAAAGAGATTATTGATGGTTTTGAACCTGCAAAACCATTTGTATTTGCAGGACTTTATCCTATAGAGACAGATAAATTTGAGGATTTAAGAGAGGCTTTGAATAAACTAAAATTAAATGACTCTTCAATCTCTTTTGAACCTGAAAGTTCAATGGCTCTTGGAAGTGGATTTAGAACTGGATTTTTAGGAATGCTTCATATGGAAGTAATAAAAGAGAGATTAGAGCGAGAGTTTGATTTAGATTTAATTGCAACTGCTCCAACAGTTATTTATGAAGTTTTAAAAAGAGATGGAGAAAAAATAACTATTCAAAATCCAAGTGAACTTCCTGAGCCAAACTATATAGAGACAATTTTTGAACCTTATGTAAAATCTACAATTTTAGTTCCTGATGAATTTTTGGGAAATGTTATAAAACTTTTAAATGATAAAAGAGGAATTCAATTAAAAATGGATTACATAGGAAAAAGAGTTCTTTTAGAGTATGATTTACCTATGAATGAAATTGTAATGGATTTTTATGATAAATTAAAATCTACAACAAAAGGTTATGCATCTTTTGATTATGAACCTGTTGGATTTAGACCAGGAAACTTAAAAAAACTTGATGTTAGAGTTGCTGGAGATATAGTTGATGCTTTATCAATCATAGTTCCTGAAGATAAAGCTGTTTCAAGAGGAAGAGAGTTTGTAAAAGCACTAAAAGAGCTAATTCCTAGACAACTTTTTGAAGTTGCAGTACAAGCTAGTATTGGAAGCACAATAATTGCAAGAGAAACTGTAAAATCTATGGGAAAAAATGTAACTGCTAAGTGTTATGGTGGAGATATTACAAGAAAAAGAAAACTTCTTGAGAAACAAAAAGAGGGTAAAAAAAGAATGAAAGCTATTGGGAAAGTAAATGTTCCACAAGAAGCATTTATGGCTGTTTTAAAAATCTAA